The Streptomyces racemochromogenes DNA segment GCAGGTCACCCTGCCCAGCCGCAAGCACGGGAACCAGCCCCAGTGAGCGCCGCCGAACCGCAGATCCGGATCACGCGGGGGGCTCCGGATCCCGACGAGGTGGCGGCGCTGACCGCGGTCCTGCTGGCCCTGGGCGCCGCCCGCGGCGACGCGGACGCCGGCCACGGGGCGACGACGGCGCCCGCGCCCTGGTCCCGCGACGGATCGGGCCCCGGACCGGCCGGGTCCTGGTCGGGCCGGAGCCTGCCCGCCTGGCGCGCGAACCTGTGAAGGTCCGCGTACGGCATCGGAAGGCAGAGGTGCCGAGGCCGGTCATCGGTGACGGATCCCGGCAGGGCACGCTCGTCGGCTCGCTGCTGCCCCCGGTGGTCGCCACCTCCGAGGCGTTCAGCGATCCGGTCCTGCCCACGCCGCTGTTCGCCGCCGAGGAGGAGCTGATGGCCGGCGCCTCGCCCGGCCGCCGCCGGGAGTTCAGCACCTCCCGGGCCTGCGCCCGGGAAGCCATGGCCGACCTCGGCGTGCCACCCGTCCCGGTCCTGCGCGACGCCCACGGCGCCCCGCTGTGGCCGGCCGGGGTCGTCGGGAGCATGGCGCACAGCAAGGGGTACCGGTGCGCCGCCGTGGCGCGGTCGGCCGACGTGGCGGGCATCGGCGTCGACGTCGAACCCAACGAACCGCTGCGCCACAGCATGGTGCGGGAGCGGGTG contains these protein-coding regions:
- a CDS encoding acyl-CoA carboxylase epsilon subunit; protein product: MSAAEPQIRITRGAPDPDEVAALTAVLLALGAARGDADAGHGATTAPAPWSRDGSGPGPAGSWSGRSLPAWRANL
- a CDS encoding 4'-phosphopantetheinyl transferase family protein, translated to MPRPVIGDGSRQGTLVGSLLPPVVATSEAFSDPVLPTPLFAAEEELMAGASPGRRREFSTSRACAREAMADLGVPPVPVLRDAHGAPLWPAGVVGSMAHSKGYRCAAVARSADVAGIGVDVEPNEPLRHSMVRERVTIPEERGQLARLGTCESGIHWDRLLFAAKESVYKAWYPLTGVVLDFDEAAVAVNPWQGTFKARVLGRGPVVDGVRLSVFHGRWLVEDGLVITAVALRAPDRGAGGPNT